In the Betaproteobacteria bacterium genome, CCGCCGCTTCAATCTCGCCTCCATCTTGGCTCGCCTGGTGCGCGCCGCTTGCCTCACCTCGCCTCGGCCCGCCGCGCTCATTCGGCTGGCTGAAGAATGTCGCTAATCAGGAAGTTTTTTGTCTGCGTCAAACGACTAGGCGCATTCGGGCCACACTTAGGTGTTGACCTTAGTAATGGGTATCCTTATAGTTAGGCGAATGCCTAACCGTTCATCTGACTTAAATGCCGTGTTCCAGGCGCTCGCCGATCCCACCCGCCGAGCGGTGCTGGAACGGCTCAGCAAAGGTCCCGCGCGGGTCACGGAGTTGGCAGAGCCCTTCGATATGGCGCTGCCTTCCTTCGCGCAGCATTTGAAAATGCTCGAACGCAGCGGGCTTATCCGAAGCGAAAAGTTGGGCCGCGTG is a window encoding:
- a CDS encoding metalloregulator ArsR/SmtB family transcription factor; protein product: MPNRSSDLNAVFQALADPTRRAVLERLSKGPARVTELAEPFDMALPSFAQHLKMLERSGLIRSEKLGRVRTVELAPKKLKEAERWMAEQRALWDRRLDQLDAFLLQRKEKR